The genomic interval TTCCCAATCCACTCGTATCCCGCATTCCAAATCTACACTTTCATCCATTCAAGTACACCAACCATCGTATACCCAAATAATCTCCCCAAACCACTCTACACAGCCAAAATCTAAGCACAAGGCACCATATAAAGACCAATAGCACTGGGCGcactattttcaaaatattccaatcccaatcctccCACACTCTTCGCCTCATAACTGACTGTCTTTCCAGCTGGACATGCAAATGTCGAGACCGTATATCCTTTGCCGGGAAGAACTTCTACCTTTCCAAAATCGGTTGCGACAGTTGGTTGAGTATTATAAGTTGTATTCGCATTAGCAATAGCACTTAGAAGAGAGAAATCGATTCCCCCATTTTCAtcagtttcttcttcaataccgGTGAAATTGTATGTGCCAGCTTCAGTAGCTGATGCGAcaggaaagaggaaaattaAGGCGCAGTTACCGGTGTAGGGAGCGGTGGATGGAACGtcgaaattgaatattgTGCTATTTTGAGGCGTGATGTGCGCAGTGTATTGATTACCAAATGGGTGGTCTGGAGATTCAGATGAAACGGGAACAATAAGATGGGGATATTCGAAAGGGCCCGATGAGATATCTGTTGGGCAAGAAACTGCAGCTGCGGAAGTAGTTGATGCAGCTACAGGTACAGAGGTGGAAGTCGAAGTCGCCGCGGCGACTGAAGTAGTAGATGAACTAGATGGTCTTCCCAATGCTGCACAGCTGAAGCCTCCCGTAACTATTTGAATAGTTTCGCATCCGGTCGTGTTGGATTTTGCCTGGGTAAAGATGTTATAacttccatcttcacccGGTCCAGTTGCTGGACAGGCAACCCAATTTTCAGTTGAGTTGTTGTAGTTCAAATTTCCATTGTTTCCCAATGTGAAGAGAGTAACGGCAGAACCTTGAATACACTGAAATTGGGAAGTGGTGGGAGAGATGCTGCAATTGTGACCTTCGGCATCGGTGAGGACTTTGGCATCAATGCTATAGACACCTTGAGGCCAGGATCCACCAATGCGATTTTCTCCAATGGTGGTTTCGACAATGGAACCGGTTGGGTCACCAACGGCAGCCATGGAGAAGGTACATGGAACGTTTTGTCTCCGGAGAACAGCCGCATTTGTAGTGGCTGCAAGAGCGAGGAGGGAAAGTGAGTACTTCATGATGAAATCTTCAAGAGTTGTAGAGAATTTGAGAGTTTAGGTACTTAGGTGTTTGGGTGCTTGGGTATTTGGGTATTTGGGTATTTAGGACTGGAGGCTGGaggttgagattgaagattgaagatttaaAAATGAGTACAAGTAATGAGAAAGGGAGCGAGAATGAATTTGAGGAGGTGGATATGAAGGAAGCGGAGGAGAGTTCAATgtttatattttgtattgaagtcgaggtgaggtgaggtaaAGAGGGGCTGTGAGGGGCTGTGGCACAAGAAGGTAGAAGGTGGTTCGATTGATTGAAGCTTTGACAGCTCTCAGCGTTAGGTTCTGCGttgaattaaatgaaatCAAGCAATGGCGGGTGGCTATTGCTGGTGGCTATTTCTGTGATTGTTGATCCTAATTCAAGGGAAGGAGGTACGAGTCAAGTCagaaagatgaaaagaagaggaggtgAATAGATCTAgataaaaaggaaagaagtaTATACTTATTAAGTTCATAGTGTGCATCAACTCCCATTACACATTCTTGCATATCCTGTTGATCATTGCTTCTTTACCGGGCCAAATCTTTCCAGTCTCACCACTTTTTCCCTGGTCAAGCaatgatttgtttgtttgtttgtacatccacatctacatgcacatctacatccacatccatcgTCATTATCTACCAGGGACTCGAGAAGTACAACACCAGTGTAGTATCACCGACAATCGTATCGAACTCTGTACAACATACTGTGGGGAAAGAGCAACTGCCCTTGTACGTTGTGTTCCTTCGTATTCACGCATCCAACCACCCAACCAACTCCTTCTTTGGGACATCTGATAACTTGGAGAAGTACCTGGAATATGATTAGATGATCTTGGACCAATTGTGGTATTTTGATGTGCACCCCAATGCAATCCACCTGCCTAAGTGCAATCCAAGAATAGAATGTCTAATGGTGGCTATGTCGTCAAagctcattcattcacaGGATATTTCGAGAATCTTCAATAGAATAGCGACAGTAGTCCTTCCCTTTCACCAACATGATATATGAACCTACCTAGATGCATCTACCAAATACCTCATTGCCAAGTCTTCACACATCAATCTGAAACATCCACACACCCAATCTACACTTGATGCGGTATAAACGTGGCTGGAAGATGGGGCTGATGAATGCGTCTACTCTTCAAGAAACCCCTGGATCAACGGGTATGTGCTGGTGATTTTTGGGGATCTACAGTGGAGTGACATCCCTACCCTGCCCGTTAATGTGCGGTAAGGTAAACGCTGGGAAGGTTGAAGATGTGCGGAGGTGGTACTTTGTAGGGTAGCTAGCGAGTATTCCGTCATTCATGATGATTGTTGATCAAAGGGAATTTGGATATTGCTTGGTATCTTGggatgacgatgaggagagaaggggaatGCAGATGGAGATCAAGATCaggatgaaaatgaaaatgaagacgTCAAATACGAGAGAAGCTAGTACTATTGATTCGTATTTGTTTTTGACAACAAcattgataatgataatgatattgatattaacaACGGTCCTCACATTAACCATGGAAAAACAACACAAGAAACCTTACACGGCATTGAATCCTGCATATACGTTGTCTTACACTGATATCTGCatatatatctcaatctcGTATCTTCTGTTCAATACTGCTCACATACCACATCGAGAATAAGTACTGGTATCCACAGAGTACTAgccaggtaggtaggtaggtatctagGTAGTATTCCAACAATCATCCCAACATAATAATtctatctacccatctatcACAATCCCCCATCCGCCCATTCCTCCTATCAAAACCGATCACTCTAAAGATCCATACAAACTTTCCTTgattttccatccatccatccatccatccatccatcccattccagtCTCAAATAAACACGAGAAAAATATGACAAGTAGACTGGGATAGATAAAACAACAGATTCTTAACGCCACCTAatgtttttaattttcattccCACAGCACAATCAGTCAGTCATAAGTAACCTAACCTACCGATATCAGGATTTCTATCTCTATCCGCCCgtcctctttcctctcctatCTATACCACCACGTGACTACTTGAGTGCACACCACATCGCCTTTCTCTCACCACatcgaatcaaatcaaagcaaATCAATAATCCCCCTCTACCTCATGCTCGCCTATTCATTAACCTTTCCATAACTTCAATCGCAAGATCAAAACGGAACAGAATTTCTTACACATATTCCATActatcatccatctataACTATCTTCACCTTCCTTCTAAGATTCTAAAACTCTAAACTCATCTCCAACCCTTCCCCGTAACCCATATCCCGTGCTCctcaacccccccccccccccccccccccccccccctcgcACCAGCGCCTAAACAATCTTATttcaacatccatccatctacacatccatccatcgcaTTCCTCTACCTAGACATAAATTCCACCACGCGCCTACCAAGTTTCTTCTATATTACACAGCATATCCTTTAATTTCCAATTCTTAGAGTGAATAGGTATTTTCTATGACATCTGTGATATATATCGGTTGGGCGTTTAGGTTGTaggtttcttcttcttctttttttgttttagaatagaatagttaatataatataatcttgtTACCTAGAAAAAGGAATTCgtgaaaaagagaaaaagagaaaaagaggaaggattATAACGAGATATGGTTTTGTTAATGGTTATATACTCGAATAATGAGTATCTATGTATGTGATACACAACGATGTGAAATATCACAGTGATATATATTTCCTCGCGCGTCTAGCATTTCACCTCacttcacctcacctcatcgaacctaacctaacctaacctctattatatagtatatataactataGGTATTACAATTAATCTATGGCTAGGTATACATATAAACCATATTAGAGTTAATGaaaaggagattgagatatCGGGTTCTagaagaatgagatgagagagtaTTATTTCTGCACTTTtcagagacagagagagagagtgtgtgtgtatattaCCCCGTATCATATAAGATTGCATACTCTAGAAAATCTAGGAAAGAAGTACATGTCAGATATTCATTAGTATATAACACATATTcctttcatcttctcaaatCGATTACAACTTTCTCGATCGATTCCACAGGAGAGAGATAAAAAGATAGACAAGAACCAACAGCCCAAAGAACGAGAACCAGTGCAAGAAGATAAAATTATAGACACATACATAAgattctcatctcctcaaagcacaaaacaaacaaattttcttcccctccaCTTCCCCCTTCCATACAATATCCCACAGAGAAAATCTAGCGAGACACCCTCTCgctcatatatatatatatatacctacctacctacctccctcTAGACTAGACTAAACTAGACCAGACCATCTAAGCAACCCTACAAGACCGCGCCACCATAGCCCAGAAATAGATACAAATCAAGGTTCTTGACTCGAACTCCGACTATCATGACTccaattaatatcaaaacttcaaCATACACACCATCAAAATACAGCAACTACATGCATAAACCGATTATAAACCAACCCACCTCCTCCATAcaatccatcttctttcttctcgccTCTTCCCTCTCCGCTCTTTATCCCCTActaattcattcattctctcacTTCCTTCTCCTAATTAACAACTCTCCTTTCGCTCTACACACTCAGAACGAGATCTCCCTTCGAACCACAAACAGAATGATATCAGTACTCTATATACATTGAAtcgaaagaaataaagaaagaaagaaagaaacatcCCATTACATATACAAACacataaataaataaatacaacacacacacacacacacatatatacatacaaacaaCCCCAGAAACCCcaacccccccaaaaaaatcaaagagaaCTAGCAAAATTCCAATTGCGCACTCGCTTCTGAAACTGTGTATGCAGATGGATGGAGTATATAcataaatctcaaaatccaaaaggTGTAAAAATCATACAAATTTTacggaagaagaatggtAGTTTGAATGCGCGAGTGCATATATGTTCCTGAACGCGaatatgaacatgaacatgaacatgaagtCCGAACTAATTGAACCTAGGTATCAGAAGATCATCGCAGATTACATTAGAAGCAGGATATAGGATGAGTCTATTcgaattcaatctcaattctttcttcattctctgtGTCAAATACACAGAATCTCGCCAGGAAGCcgaaatctcaaatctcaaatctcgaatctcaaatctccaaaatctccaaaatctACAATACAAAAACTTCCACCCCATCACACACTTCAacagcaaaagaaaaaaacactCATATTAAAGTTAGGATCCACATTCGAAAAAcacaagaaagcaaaaatatccatcatcaaccCCTCTACATCTCGCAATCTACCAATCCTTTGCACCCCATGCATCTCCCTCTTCCCGTGAACTTCTATCCTGATTTCCCCCGTTCCCACATTCCCCAaacccctctcccctctctcaaacatccccatccccatcccaaaaCCCCTCATCCTCCCTCCAACACGACAAAAAACACCAACGTGAAATACAACCCCGCAGAATCCTCCTTTTGTCCAAACCTCGTATCCCGAGAAACTGCTACCCGAAACCCCTTAAGCATCTCCACGACTTCTTACCTACCCCTTCGCTTCAAGCCGGGCGCACTccgcgaagaagaagaaaaaaagaagggaaaaaaagaagggaaaaaaagaacgTAATTTTCTCTACACATGATACCCAAATGGACAAACATCATATCCACCCATTCCGAGTGCCAATCCCCCATTCCGTAGAATATCACTAGGTATCGACACGAATATCCGGTGGCTATTTGGATATATCATACACacaattcattcatcaccGAGGGTACAGAAAAACGGTGCAGCAGAAGCCACTAATagatactatatataatacgCGCATATAAGAAAGAGGCCATCAACTTAGCTCAAACAAGCCTGTCAATCTACCCTGTGACGCTCAACTCCCGGTATCATCAAGTCTACATTACATCTGCCAGAAAGATATAGCTCTTTTGCCCTTCGGATATCTAAAGCCCTGAGCTGCATGACGATGAACCAAATGCAAAATTTTTCTACAGCTCCTCGTGGGAAGAATAGCTGGCCGAAGAGCTTTTCGCTTATGTGAAGAACTTTGGGGATCCATACATCAGAATCTGTATGTGAGATATGATGATAGATTGAGCCGGTTTACATCTAATGAGCTCCATGCTTTTGTAGGCCATTGAATCACTGAAAATCATACACGGAAATTCAATCTAGCTTAATAACCATACTAGTTGAATTATGACCAAGTAATAGGAATGCTTATTTCAACGAATTCTGCATGAGCTGGAAAAAGTATTAGACAGGAACCAAATCCATGAAATCCTCTAATCAATAGTCATTAACTTGATCGGATATCGCAATGttttcatcaatcaattgtcCACTAGGTGATTGTATTTGGCAGCCTCAATCTCTTTCCCAGccgaaattcaaaaaaaataaaaatttcaaaaacgCCATTTCATCCTACTCATAAAGTCATCGTAATCATTATAATCATCACTTCTAATGTCAATTCAGCATAACAACACACACATTCAACCACCCATCCGCATAACTCGCTTCCCTCATTAAATCCTCCAATGGTGCCTTAAACGGAACTGTAGCCCCATGTAAGATAACATCCGCCAAAATTGCATCTCTCCTACTTGGAAATAAACTTGGGAGAATAGTATTGAGTGCCCCTCCCAATGTTTGAGGTTCACGAGAGGCAATTTGTGGTTGTATGAGAGTTTGTACTGTTTTAAATGCGAAAattggtggaggtggagaggaagtACCTGGAGCTTTTGATGAAATCGAGGAAGCTGGATGAGgagttgaagatggagatgaggatgaaggcAGGTATATGCGTAATGGAATGTGTTTTAGAGGAGTAGCGGGATTGAGGAGGATGGTAGAAACCTTGAGGTAGGTGTGAAGATCATCTGCGGGTTGTGAAGGATTAGCTTATGCTATGTCGATATCGTATGATTGTAGACCAAAAAGGGATCATACTATCTTGAACCGAGTTCCATAATTGTGTCGAATGTTCTTTTGACATACTCATTATGCCTTTTGCATTTCCATTGCGTATGAAATCGGCCTGAAATTAGATCGTTAGTAAACGAGGCTGAAATGGCTCAAGGGAGGGTAGATACTTCTTTGACGCTATTGATGAAAGTatcatgaatatcaaaagatggCCCATCTCCTAACTCTATTCTCCATGGAAATTCTGGCTGATATAGATCACATAATAGACCAACAGGCAGATTCTTCAATAGAATTCCTTCATAGGAGAAACTTGTAACATTTTCCCCGAAGAAGGATATTAATCGTGGGAAAAGGAGCGGCAGATAAGAGACTCGGGGTATGTTGATCAAATAGGGTATTGTAGAAGAAGGATGAGTGATATACAATGGTATACTAGAGGCCCAAATGAGAGATTGCATAACGAGAGTTCTTGGTGTTCAACATATAGGTTTCCAAGTGGTGTCCATGCCGACGGTAGTAAGGCTGTGAGGTTAAGGCTACGATACCTGTGGCAAGCGACCCGACACTCGTTAAGGCTTAGCTCAGAGTGACTAATCATGCAAGGCTGAGGCTGACGACTTGCATCGATATTGCTTGCAACACGAAGTTTCATACTTCGGATATTAGGTGATCAGACCTTGAACTTGCAAAGTTTGAACGTTGGGCATACTTTTGGAACTAATTCTAACGCTCAGAACTTCCTCTACAGTTGAACTGGGTGATGATGCCGTGGCGGTGAGAAATCTCATAAAGTTTGGAATTACCAGCAACGAAACCATCGAAAAAAAGAGTCTGAACGTAGCGGAGTATGTTTCTCCGCATTGGTAGCTCACCGGCCAGCCTAAGGCCCGGAAGGATCCTCATTATAGCAAAGTCTACTTTGCATGCCAACCTTGTTCTTGTTTTAATATTGGTACCTGATGCTCATTTGAAGCCGATTTCACCACAGCTGGAGATCCTTGAAACACCAACACGCGTTTGAAAGAGAAGCGATACGACGTCGGTGACTAAGTGTTTACTACAGGTAGGTTCCTAGGACAATCAAGTGGAAAGTGTAAGCGAAAAATGTTATATGCACACTTGATCCTATAATTGAGCTTACTGAATAGGCACATAGTGGACGTCTTCCCGCCCAAACAGGGTCTCTCCCAACTTGAGGAATTCCACTTCCTTCCCAAATCCGGCGTGCGGCTCGCGAGAAACCAtgccatccattccatctatCCCAAAAGCCCTTCGTTTTAACTTTTAAGAGTCCCTCATGCATTCTTCTAATCTCAATAGGGGCCAATTCCGAGCTGAACCATTTCGATACTTGCTGGATCCTGAATCAATATATCGATCGTGTGGCAATCTAGATTCCATATCCGAGGGATCCGATGTGTTGCGCGATTCGTCAAGACAAACAAATAAGTGCAGAATTTCATGGGCTCTCACTTCATCTTCTATGTTGATGGTGTATTCCAATTTCCGAGCTTTCGAAGAAGTATTCAAACTCCCATACATACAATCTCGACAGGATACTTTGCACTTACCAGCTCTAGAGTGTGCGCCATGTCACGTTGTATTACAATTTCGAGCACTGCCCTGGTGCCCCCCGATATCAGGGCGAACAAATgatcttccttgatcttgTCGCGTATCTTCTCCACAACGGAAATCCCTGGTATCCTTCAAGCTTGGACTCTAAGGATAATCTGAACAAGATGATTATTTGCCAATACAGACATTCTTCTGTGCTGCTATATTAACGTTCGTTTGGCAGTGTCAGGTATTCGTCACAGGAGCTCCATCGAGTCAATTTAAGGGTATGGAGATGATGGGTGACAACATGTCATATTGCCACTACAGTTCCTAGAGCTATTAGGTACAAACTACTGAAGTGGACATTGTATTGCCTGCATAAGTAACAAGCATTAGCAAGAAAGGTTGTTCCCAATTGATTACCCAACACACTTTATGCATGGCTGATGGAGGAGGTATCAACGTCGTTGTATGTAATTCGTCGAAATTTTCACGCTTAATATAGATCCAACAATTACATGATCAACAGGCCCGGAGCCACTTTCCTGAAATTCAAATGGCACGTAAGCTCTCTCTTATTTCATCCATTCTTTCGGGTCTGCGAAGAAGCCTATCTGCCGTGAGAGAATTTTAACATTGCAACCATTGAATCAATACACACAGACCTATGTCCGACAAAATCGTATTCATTGCCGACATTAGCAAGGAACTTTATAGAAGGTCAAAATACTTCCAAGAagtttcttcaaatttgcGCACAGAATATTTGGTTACACTAACTGCTGGGCAACGTGTCACCAAAAGAATCATCCGAGCAAGCGCCGTCTTTCAAAACAACATTAGGCTTCACAAGTTCAATGGGAGTCAGTTTACAcgttttttaaaaatacgCGAAAATTTAGTTAGTCTGTAGATCATCTAGATACATCCTTCCGGAAAAGCTTGCGGCTGGCAGATTACTGTGTCTCGTCAGCTCATCTGGCCATTTCCTTATCAACCCTGTCTCCCTTGTCTCGATCCATCCCGCAACCTTTGTGCCATCCTTGTTTCTCACGTTTCCTAGAACGAACATGGGATGTACTGTCTCCCTAAGATGGTGAGGTCTCCGGGTTCTGGGATAGGAGAAGTCTCTTATATCAGTATACACATGAATAGTATTGGTCTAGAGGAG from Botrytis cinerea B05.10 chromosome 9, complete sequence carries:
- the Bcatg5 gene encoding Bcatg5, whose protein sequence is MQSLIWASSIPLYITHPSSTIPYLINIPRVSYLPLLFPRLISFFGENVTSFSYEGILLKNLPVGLLCDLYQPEFPWRIELGDGPSFDIHDTFINSVKEADFIRNGNAKGIMSMSKEHSTQLWNSVQDNDLHTYLKVSTILLNPATPLKHIPLRIYLPSSSSPSSTPHPASSISSKAPGTSSPPPPIFAFKTVQTLIQPQIASREPQTLGGALNTILPSLFPSRRDAILADVILHGATVPFKAPLEDLMREASYADGWLNVCVVMLN